The window GCTGTGGCTGCCGGAGGTCCCGGTTCCGGTCACGGTCAGCGGGTAGCTGCCCGGGACGGCCGCGGTCGTGGTGCTCACCGACAGCGTGGTGCTGCCGCCGGCGGTCACCGAGCCGGGGCTGACCGACGCCGTGACGCCGGCGGGCGCGCCGGTGACCGAGAGCGTCACCTGCTGGGCGGAGCCGGACGTGACGGCGGTGCTGACGGTCGCCGTGGCCGACGCGCCCGGGTTCACCGCGGCCGAGGCCGGGTTCGCGGTGAGCGAGAAGTCGTTGCCGGGCACGGTGGTGCCGCCGGTGAAGGGTTCGAAGGCGTGGCTGAAGAACCACGCGTCCTGGGCGATGCCGGAGCAGCTGTCCGAGGCGCCGCTGCCCGGGCAGCTGCCGTTGTCGCGCTGCAGCGCCCAGAACGACAGCTCGTTGATGCCCTTGGAGGCCGCCCAGTTGGAGACGGTGGCGGCGTCGGCGGTGGTGAACGTCTCGGCCGGGCCGAAGTCGTCGACGCCGATCATCTCGGTGATCCCGACCATCGCCCACAGTTGCGCCTGCGGCTTGCCCGGGTACAGCGCGGCGAGCTGGCCGACCAGGCCGGTGGCGGAGGTCTGGGTGTCGGTGGCCATCTCGTGCGCGGCGTTGTCGTAGTAGTCGAAGGTCATCATGTTGAGCACGTCGACGCGGGTGCCGTTGGACACGGCGTTGCGCAGCACGGCCAGGCCGCTGTCGGCCAGCCCCTGGGTCGTGGTGGGCAGGGTGTAGGAGATCTGCAGGGGGCGCCCGGAGGACGCGGCCCAGTCCTGGACCTTCTTGATGGCCTTGTTGCGGCGGTCGATGCCGGCGGAGTTGGTGAGCGAGTTGTCCTCGATGTCCAGGTCGAGGCGCGGGACGTCGTAGGTGGTGATCACCGACTCGTAGGCGGCGGCGATGGAGTCGACG of the Amycolatopsis sp. NBC_01488 genome contains:
- a CDS encoding glycosyl hydrolase family 18 protein, yielding MSVLLALLGISAGSLVAAAGTAQAATPLPAHVFAPYFEAWTGDSPAALAQQSGAKHLTMAFIQAATKGSCTVYWNGDSGMPISTGVFGSDIGTIRSRGGDVIPSFGGYTADNTGTEIADSCTTVDSIAAAYESVITTYDVPRLDLDIEDNSLTNSAGIDRRNKAIKKVQDWAASSGRPLQISYTLPTTTQGLADSGLAVLRNAVSNGTRVDVLNMMTFDYYDNAAHEMATDTQTSATGLVGQLAALYPGKPQAQLWAMVGITEMIGVDDFGPAETFTTADAATVSNWAASKGINELSFWALQRDNGSCPGSGASDSCSGIAQDAWFFSHAFEPFTGGTTVPGNDFSLTANPASAAVNPGASATATVSTAVTSGSAQQVTLSVTGAPAGVTASVSPGSVTAGGSTTLSVSTTTAAVPGSYPLTVTGTGTSGSHSATFTLTVNGTPPTGSVANGGFETGALSPWSAPGDAIVATPAHSGTHALQVVPTSSATGEAAQNVTLAPNHAYTLKAWVQGSYAYVGVRGGATASTWTSSSGWTQLAVPFTTGASGAVTVYVHGWYGQSAVYADDFTLG